Genomic window (Rosa chinensis cultivar Old Blush chromosome 6, RchiOBHm-V2, whole genome shotgun sequence):
TCCCAAAAGCCAGGGACAAAAGCGTCACCACATGTTCTAGTCAACTTCTAGATAACACTGATTGACTGACCAGGAAaaagttaataaaaaaaaactaggttCCAAATAGCTACAGAACCACGGTTGCTGGTGCCAAAAAGTCTAGGTTTCCACTTTCCAGTTTCCACAGATGGTGACAAAGCCATGGTGTTGCTGGTGCAAACAGCCAAATAGTATTCATATTTTTCGCTTCTACTTTCGCTTCTTTAAGAAACTAAACAGAGAAACCTCAAGGAAATAGAGAAAGAAGTCAGGAGTATAAGCAAATAGAGCACTCAAGGGGAGACCATTATTTCAAGTATGACATGATTATTAGCATTGCAAAGGGCGTCAACTATTATGAAACTTCAACAGTTCAACTACAAATATGCTTGAATAAATCAACTACAAAGGAATAAGCAAGAAATATATGTGATTTCTTAGATGGGCGGATTTTAAAGGAGCTCAGTCGTGGAATATACCGAGGCGGAGTATTAGGGGTATAACATAAAGCTCACAAACATAATAGCACTTAAAATACATGGAACACAATAGAGGTCCTATTTGCACCTCCTATTGATCTCACGTGCCGGAGTAGACAGAGCGGAGCTCGTCTCAGAGCTTAGCCAAGAGATCTGAACGTGAATTGTTGGAAGCTTTTTCGTCAGcaaaccaaaaccggaaatgtGAACAGATTTTGAGTTACACTGAAAATAATGCAACGACTGAGTGGGTAGGGGAGTCAACATTTGGATTTTCAGCAGGCTCGCACCAGTAGTTATGTAATTAATTATTCCCTGAGAGTCTGAGACTACTGAAGATGATGCAATAATTGTGAGACTTGCCACAAAATGAGCGTCATACCACAGTTGGCCGCATGGCATCACCGGAAGTGGGTAGAAGTGAAGGTGGAAAGGAGAGGTGCAtgtagagagaaaagaaaaaaattatatattggAATTTCTGGGAAAAAGGTTGAAGGTcagcacattttttttttagtaaactaTATATTTATTTAACAAAACAAATGCCGCGTCAAAGTCTAGAGAATAATAGGTAATAAAATAGGTAATAAAgaagctttaaaaaaaaaaaaaaaagattcaatTGACAAAAGATTCGAAACTGATGAATTGAAAGATTGAttccttaaaaaataaaaaaataacaaaaataatagattCCTTGGGTGAGGTTTAGAAATTTTAGGCAGATGAAGGAGGAATGGTATAATCATAAATTCTCAAAATGGAGGATTAGGAAATGAACAAAGCCAAAAGTAAATCAACAAAAAGAGTAAGTAAAGGAAAAGAGCTAACTACTCTAATATCTCTTATATTTACAGAAGGCTAACTTTTTACATGTCTACGGCAACATACTTTTGTCTGTAAAAAGGGAAACACcagaaaaaataaagtaaaaatgaGTGCTACATCCTCCATCCTTTTGATGTTACCAAATTCTGTATTTTATATACAAGTGGATTTTGCATAGACTGGTTACAAGTATGAAAGGGTGAAATATTAAAGAGAGGGAGCCTCACATATTTCCACCTTGTCTTGCAGATTCACTTCCCATTACACAATAAAGAAGTTTCAGCCCTTGTAGCAATGGAGCTGGAGTGAGTTCCACAATAACAAGATCCTCATCATCATTGCCTATCCAACCGTGATATGGTCTACGCCTCTTGGATGGAAGACAATCCTTAGAATCTGCAAAACAACTACACATTCATAAGCAATGCCGCAATGGAATTGAGATTGTAGGAATCTTGAATTTCTTCTCTGCTTAAAGGAAATAAGTCATATATCAACCATGGAAAAACTACTAGTGACTTGAATGTGCCAATAAACTGGCATAGTAGAAAAGTTGGATCTCTCTCCCTCCCAATGGAGGAGGTACGGGTTTAACCTATGGAGGAGAATATATGGCAATGGACCTCAACTTTGCAGCTTACTACCATATTCTACTTTCATGTACTTCATCTCCGGTGTTAATAGATTTTCGCGAAGAAAAATGAAGACGATTATTTCAGTGTTGTCCCCAAAGGTATCTCAACCCCAAGAAAACTATCTCCATGGTTATAGGAAACTGACACAACACATCAACTTCAGATAGAAGAAAATCTAGATCTGGTTACTACAAAacattcagaaaaaaaaaaatttaaatagttATTCTATATACTTATAATGCGCAACATATATGGatacttctttttatttatcttaattgtaAATACTCAGAAGTACCGTAAAACCGCTTTGTGGACCCGAGCTTGAAACTAGGGTCAATTTCCAAACCATACGATCATGAGGAATGAAACTCTAGCAACTACCTAACTAGGTACAATGAAGGGGTTTGAGCAACCCCATCATAACATGGGAGCAGAACATTGGCCATACTAATTGGTAACATATATTAATTTGCTCATGAATAATTAAAAACCAATTACCTGGCATTTGAGTCAGTGGTGCAGAGTTCAGAGGTTGATTAGTCTGTGGCTGCAAAACCTCCATTGGTGTGCAGGTAGGTGAACTAACCCTGCTTGAGGAAGGCAGAGCAGCTGAAGCTTCAGTATCATGTTCACTTCTTGCATGATCTTGTGGAGAAGCAATCTTGGATTGTCAAAGATGAAATAAAGTAAAGTTACGTACACTCACTGGATATGTAAATTGAAGAGCTCAAACCAGCAGTATGATTACTTTTTATACAATTAAGAGTTATGTAAACAAGGTAACAATATTATAATTCTTCTCATAAGCACTCCTACAACAGGATCAAAACCAAATACCCACAATGATGACTACAGTTGGTAGGTGATTATGAGAATGCAAAACACCTTACGGAGAGAGCTTCTGCGATTCAAGTACAAAAGTAACATCATGCTTGGCAAAATCTGGGAAGGGACCTACAAGCAAGTCCTAGACAATGTGAAATGGAACCCTCTGACTGAAAGGGAAACTACTGGGCATGGTTGGAGGCTGACTTTCATTTAAACATTCGAGTAAACAATTTCGGTATATGACATGCTATGTGGCGAGCCTGTCGGTGCTTCTCGAACTACTGAAAAGGCCATCAACATATTTAATAGGAGAGGGTTTCTAGTACTAAGGACAAGGGATGGCTTGGTGTTAGATTGTTCATAAAGACCTTCTTGGCAAAGCAAGCTGTAGCCTACAACATGAAGAAAGCATGTGGCAATATTCATCCATCAGAAACCTGTAAGAAATGCTTCAACACTGGACCCCAACTAAAAATGCCCAACAATGACTTCCAGTACCTGGAGAGCTAAAGCTTCTACAACTGATTACTAAGAAGAGTTATTAAGACTAGTCTCGCATGTTTTCTCTGAACACCCTGATTTGTCACAACAATTGGGTTAAGTTACTAAGATAAGCTTCTACAACTGATTGCTGGTTCAATCCAAGCTAATATACTAAAGgggggaaaaaaacaaaaatgctaCAACCTAAAGATATATTAGAGTCAAGGTCATTGATTTTTCATCCATTAGAGACCCCCACTACAAACCCATTTCAACTAtctatttaaccaaaataaataaataaaacaaaaaaataattaaaaaaagaagcacCCTTAACATAAAGGATAACTAAAGCATGAACTTACCCACTTTTCAGTACCATCTTTTTGTCTTTCGAGAAGAGTATCGATAAGGACAGAATAAGAAGCGTCTTTAATAAAGCCCCATCCATCATCTCCTCCATAAACCTGAAAGTGAAACCTTTTTGACATGCCAAGCAAAACCTAAAACAGCTAAAACCAAAATATGAATttgctaaaaaataaataaattaataactgAAGACAAGGAGGGAGAAAGCCCACTTCAAGTAACTCATCCACTGTATCACGGACTAGTTTCTCTGGAAAAGTAAGGGCAGCCATAGCCTTAAGAGCTGCATCCAAATGAGGATTACCCCTCTGCAAAATGAAGTTGATAAATACGCAAAAACAAAACTGTGAGAAAAAGGATTAGCACAAAAGTGTAAGAACGACtaaaaagatgaaggaaaagatgACAATGTGATATAATGAGAAGGAAAAACCTTTCTGGGCCGACCTCTTGGAGCCATTTACAAGATCAGCTGCACTGTACACACTCTGAAACAAGAACAGGACCAAAATAGGTACACTATGCTTTTatttgaaatgaagaaaagacaAGGGTTCaagcaaggaaaaaaaaaaaggccataAAACAGCTAACAGGAGTTTGTTGGAAATGACAGAAAGTATAAACATAAACAGTTAGGTCATGAGGAGAATATAATTCAAAGAATCAAAATTAGTCCACAGtctgctaattttttttttttttttttttgacattcaTGGTCTGCTATATTAGAATTTAGAAGTTAGAACATAACTCAAAAGGTCTCATTTTGCAACAGTCtttagtttggttttggtttaatcAGTAACTTTTTTAACATGGAGCAATGCCAAGGAACAGAAAGACTAATAGAATTAACACTAAGAGAATTAATAACTCTTCTCTTCTTAGGTCTAATATTGTCATAAAATGAAGTGGTCAAAAAGTGTAGTTCTCTAGCATAAGGTAACATATCGATAGGTGAAAATTCTAAACTTTCCCATTGTGTCAGTAATGCCTGGATGCATGCAACAAATTCAGCTATTGTCAAGCCCCCAAAATAAATAGCAAAACAACATACAACAGTCCGGAACATCTTTCTCCGCCACGCTCGATTGCTCTATGCTAATGAGAAGAATATAAAAATTCTACATGACTATATTAATGTCAATGTAGTTTCACTAAATTGAGTGCATATATGAATcccacacacatagatatactACTGTCAAGTGTCAAAGCTCTTTGTGATGAAAGCTTTTCGCCACATTGGAGTGGATTCAAACCCCTGACCTATCCTAATCCTAACCCAATCCTCTTCCCTCCTCACCACCTGAGCTAACCCCAAGGCCTTAATTCGAAAGCTTTTGAAGAACCATATTCCATGTACAAGAGTAGGGAGGAAAATGTAAACAAAATGCCAGAACCCAATCGAATCAGATAAATGATAAAACCCTACACCCTAAccccaaaacaaaataaaccaagCCAAAATCCACCACAGTTAACCAAGCCAAATCCAAATTTGCTATCAATTTTCCAATACCTAACCAAACTAATCTAGTAGAATAGAGATGAAAATAATCGCACCTTTAGAGCTGAGCTTGTGGGTCTTCACTTTTCACCCAACCTGGAAGAGATTTTCAGAGACGAAAATAAAATATGAGAGAGGGGAGGGggtggaaaaaaaaacaataaaacgaCAGCGTTTGGAGCAACGAGTCACAAGCACCTTATGCGACGTCGTTTAGGGAATTCCAACCGACGCGGGAAAGACTTGAGGGTCGAGAGAGGAGTAGAAGAATCGAGAAGCACATCCTTGTGTATAAAATCGCCTTCCTCCTAATCGCCTTCTTCACTCTAATCGCAAATCCTAATCGCTCTCTAAACCCTAGAAAGTTTCAGCAAAACCTTCAATTTCTTTCTCGCTTTCTCTAACACAATGGCGGATGCGGAGACCTTTGCGTTCCAGGCCGAGATCAACCAGCTTCTGAGTCTGATCATCAACACTTTTTACAGCAACAAGGAGATTTTCCTCCGCGAAATCATCAGCAATTCCTCTGATGTAATCACTCTCTCTGTTTCTCGATTTGTAATCTCCGATTGTAATTGCATTAATCCtaaattttgtttttagatTGATTGGGAATTGAATTTTGAGATTGATTGGATGTGATTGGGTTTCTGTGTAGGCTTTGGACAAAATTCGATTCGAGAGCCTTACGGACAAAAGCAAGCTTGATGCTCAACCGGAGCTTTTCATCAGGCTTGTGCCTGATAAGGTCAACAACACGCTCTCCATCATTGATAGTGGCATTGGCATGACCAAAGCAGGTAAACTATACAATGCTTGATCACCTCTTTTACTTCGCTTTGTTTAGTTTACACTTTTGGATACAATGCATGATCTTATCttccatatatatgttgttgcaATTTCATAGAACAATTGTTGTAACCCATGTATCTATTAGGTAAGGTGCAATTGTGTAATGATGTTTTATCATtcatgaatattgttgttgaaaTTTAGTTCTCTTTGTTTTGTTGCGTTTTCATCCATTGATCATGATTTTGTTGATGCTGTTGAAATTTTTTATCGAATAACCCCATGGATTGACTCCTATAAAAGATTGTATGAAATCATGTTATGGTAAAGTTAGATGGTAGTAAATGTAATTTGAATCTTTTAATGTGGGATTTGTAGATTTGGTGAACAACTTGGGCACGATTGCAAGGTCCGGAACCAAGGAGTTTATGGAGGCCTTGCAGTCTGGGGTGTCTGATGTGAGCATGATTGGACAGTTTGGTGTGGGTTTCTATTCCGCTTATCTTGTTGCTGAGAAAGTCATTGTGACCACAAAACACAATGATGATGAACAATACATCTGGGAATCGCAAGCGGGTGGTTCCTTCACTGTCACTAGAGATGTAAACGGAGAGCAGCTAGGCAGGGGAACCAAGATCACTCTCTTCCTCAAGGAGGATCAGGTAAACTACTAAACCCATTTAGTTGGTTTCTCTTTGAGAATTCCAGATGATCGAATGGGCTATTGAATCTTGTGTTATGTTTACTGTGCAGTTGGAATATCTGGAGGAAAGGAGGATCAAGGACCTTGTGAAGAAGCACTCTGAATTCATCAGCTATCCCATTTATCTTTGGACGGAGAAGACTACTGAGAAAGAGATTAGtgatgatgaggaagatgaGGAAGCCAAGAAGGAAGAGGAAGGAGAAGTTGAGGAAGTTAACGAGGACAAGGAGA
Coding sequences:
- the LOC112169635 gene encoding uncharacterized protein LOC112169635 isoform X1, producing MAPRGRPRKRGNPHLDAALKAMAALTFPEKLVRDTVDELLEVYGGDDGWGFIKDASYSVLIDTLLERQKDGTEKWIASPQDHARSEHDTEASAALPSSSRVSSPTCTPMEVLQPQTNQPLNSAPLTQMPDSKDCLPSKRRRPYHGWIGNDDEDLVIVELTPAPLLQGLKLLYCVMGSESARQGGNM
- the LOC112169635 gene encoding uncharacterized protein LOC112169635 isoform X2 → MAPRGRPRKRGNPHLDAALKAMAALTFPEKLVRDTVDELLEVYGGDDGWGFIKDASYSVLIDTLLERQKDGTEKWIASPQDHARSEHDTEASAALPSSSRVSSPTCTPMEVLQPQTNQPLNSAPLTQMPVVLQILRIVFHPRGVDHITVG